The Mumia flava sequence TGCCGTCTCTATGCAAGGCAGCAAGGTCACGAATTCGTTCGCCGACCGTCGAGCCGATCACAGGCTGGCTCGGAGGCGCCGCGTGACGATCCGCGTCGAATCCGGCAGCAGCAGCGGATAGCGCGTCCCGAGTAGCGGAGTCCTGGGGCGCCGACGGATGGACCCCGAGCACGGCGTTCGCCGCGGCCTCCAGCGCGAGCGCCACCTCGTTGTGACCCTTGTCGCTAGTCTTCATCACTCCGTTGTGTCGTTGGTTGGTCAAGGTGTGAATCTGCTTGTCTGTGGCGATCGTCAGGAACGACTTTCGAGCGTCATTCGAAGCGAGGTGGGCCACCCCCGCCATCGCGAGCCCCGGCGCGCTGCCCTTGATCAGGGTTTTCCCGCCCTTGAAGATCCCGGCGACGGCCGGGCCCACAGCGCCCTCCAGGGCCGACGCCACACCGCTCACCCGATCCTGTGCGGGCGGCGTGAACTTGAGTGAGCGAAGGCGCTCGTACTGCGTGTTCTTGTCTATGCTCTTGGGTCCAGTACCGGTGATGCCCTCAGCCCACGAGGCGACGCGGACAAATCCGTTCTCATAGATCTCGATTGTGGAGGTTCCGAACACACCGCTGGTCACGAGGGCACCTGCCGCGACTGCATCCTCGGCTTGCCGCCGCATCAGTTCCTCCTTTGCCGCCTTCTTGTCCGCGGAGGACCTCCTGACTGCCGCACCGAGCTTGCCGAACGTGCCTTCCTTCTTGGCTGCAGGAACCTCAGCCACCGGCTCGACAGCAGGAACCGGTCCCACAGGTTCGACAGCGGTACGCACGTGCTCAGTCCACGAGGAACCGTCCCAGTAGCGCTCGTTTCCCTGTCCATCTGGATACCAGCCGGCGGCGGCCTGCTCACTCATGCGGCACATTTTGTCAAAGGGCCCCCGCCAGCGGGGCCGTTCCGGCAGACCCGACCCACTATTCGGACCTCACCGTTACGCATCTCATGCAAAGCTGTGCGCGTGGAGAGCGCCAGCGAGGAGAAGCTCCGTCAGCTGATCATGCACGCGCTGGCCGAGAAGACGGCCGAGAACGGTTACGTCACCCGCGATCAGCTCAGCGCGCTTGAGGTCGACGGGAAGCCGCGACGTGTCATCGACCAGTCACGCGGCATCTGGAATCCCCGGGACATGGCGGCGACGCTGGCGGTGGTCTCCTCCCCCGACGGGCCGTACGACGACCAGCACCTGTCGGACTCGCTGTTCCGCTACGACTACCGCGCCGGATCCATCCACGGGGACAACACGAAGCTGCGGCGCGCCCACGAACTCGAGCTGCCGATCATCCTGCTGCGCAAGATCGCCGCCGGGCAGTACGTTCCGGTCTTCCCTGTGTACGTCGTAGCGGACGATCATGCGAACCGGCAGTTCGTCCTCGCGCTCGACGAGAGCCTGCGTTTCCTGCACGACCCGATGCACCTCAGCGAGTCCGAGCGCCGTTACGCCCGGCGGGTGGCGAAGCAGCGGCTGCACCAGCCCGAGTTCCGTGGACGCATCCTGCGTGCGTACGAGACGCAGTGCGCGGTCTGCCGGCTCAAGCACGGACGGCTTCTCGACGCCGCACACATCATCGGCGATGCCGAGGACGGCGGCGAACCCGTTGTCGTGAATGGGCTTAGCCTGTGCAAGATCCACCACGCGGCCTACGACGCGAACCTGCTCGGGATCTCCCCTGACTACGTCGTCCAAATCGATCGCGATCTGCTCGAAGAGACCGACGGCCCGATGCTGAGGCACGGGCTGCAGGAGATGGACAAGCAGCCACTTCAGCTGCCCGCACGACGACGCGAACAGCCCGACCGCGAACGCCTGGCTCGGCGTTTCGAAACGTTCCGGGCGACGGGGTAAGTGCGCGAGACTTCTCACGATGGCGAACTGGTCACCTCTACGCGAGGCACTCCGCACGGTCGACGACCGTGTCGTGTACCCATGGAAGGACCTCGACGCACTCGTGGGCGGGCTGCCCCGATCCGCCTACCAGTACGACGCATTCTGGAAGGGGCCGCGATCAGGGTGGCCCGGGTTCACCACGATCGATGTCCGCGTCGGCGAGTCCGTGACTTTCGTGCGCCGCCCGACCGGGCAGCACGCGACGGCGCCTGAACAGCAGCACAGGAGGCACCAGCAGCCCGCCGGTGTCGAGGTCGCCGACCTCCTTCTCGTCACCTGCGTCAAGCAGAAGCTCGACCACACGGCTCCGGCACGCGACCTCTACACCTCACCGCTCTTCCGCAAGGAGCGAGCATATGCAGAGGCGTCGGGCCTCCCCTGGTTCATCTTGTCGGCCGTCCACGGGCTGGTCGAGCCGGCGACCGTTCTCGAGCCATACGAGCTTCGGCTCTCTGCGACTCCGAGGTCGTATCGAAGTGAATGGGGCGCCCGGGTCGTCGCTGCGCTCGCCGAGCGGCTCGCCCCGCTGGGCAACCCGGTTGTCGAGGTTCATGCCGGCGCGGCGTACGCCGACCCGATCCGCCCGCTGCTGCTCGACCTGGGTTGTCGCGTCGTCGAACCACTGCGCGGCCTCACGATGGGTCAGCGCCTGGCCTGGTACAGGAGCACCCCTGGCTTGATGGAGTCAGGAAACTGGCAGAGCGCGCGGACGAACCTGAGCAGCACAGCGTATGAGACTCCCCGGCTGTCTGCGGTCGTCAGCGCACTAGCAAGTCCAGTCGAATCCCGAACGCCGGCAGAGTTCCTCGCCACTGATGGCGCCGGTCTGCGTGTGCCGGGGCTCTACAGCTGGTGGGTCGACGCGACCGGCGCGCGTGAACTCGGGCGCGGTCTCGGCTTCGAGATCCAGCCCGGACTGATCTACGTGGGGCTCGCTGGCGCGACTCGCTCACGGAGCGGACGCCGATCCACCAACACGTTGTGGGGCCGTATCCGTGGGATGCATCTCGGCCGCCGCCACGAGTTCTCGACATTCCGCCGAACCCTCGGATCGGTCCTCGCAAACGCAACCGGTGAGCCAGCGATCGATGAGACCAGCTTGACCGCCTGGATGCACGGCCACCTCACCGTCGTCGCGGTGCCTGTTCCGGACGGCGATGTGCTCAACTCTCTCGAAAGTGCCGTCCTGCAGGATCTCGACCCTCCGTTGAACCTCGCGAAGATGGCTCCGAGCCCGATCAGGCTCCGGCTCACCGAGCTTAGACGCACGTACGGCCGAAGCTGATCCACGACGCGACGCATCAGCCGCCTTCGGACAAGCGCAGAACCCCTTTCTCACTCCGCTCGATGTAACCCTCCCGAAGGGCACGATCGATCGCGCTACGCACCCCCGCTGCGATGTCGTTGCCCTGCCGGCGCCACCCGAACACCGACATCATCGCCCCGATCACTGCTTCGTCGCTGATGCTGACCGCATCGCCGACCGCGTAGATCAGTGCCTGGGTCAGCTCATCGATCCCGATCTGTCCGATCGATCGGATCGCTTCCTCGTCCTGAGGCACCCGTACGATGACCCTCGCATCGCCCTGGATACTGATGATCCCGTTCAGATCTTCAGCCGGTCGAGCACCCTTGATGACGATCCGCTCGAGTACGTACCTCACGTTCTCCCGGATGGCTGATCCGATGCGGCCCACGCCGAAGGCCTCGCGCAGGCGGGTGTACACGAGATCGGTGTGAATCGGGGCCTCGACTTCGAGCAGACGGGTGAGGTAGCTGCGAATGGCCGGGCGCGCTTCGACCGAACGAAGCTCGTACGGAGTCGTGGCTCCCTGCGAGTAGACCTCGTAGGGGACGGCCCACTTCGGCGGGGCGTCAGGATCGAAATCCTCGACCTCCAGCTGAATCTCTGAGCTCGGCTGCGGCGTTCCCCGGCTTGCTCCGCCCCGCGAGACACCCGCGTGTGCTGCCTGAATTGCTGCGTGCAGACGCTTGGTCTGCGTCGGCCGATCGCGGTACCAGCTCAGGCCCCAGATGCGATGGAGATTCCACCCGAGCCCCTCGAGAACCGACGCACGCAGTCGGTCGCGATCGCGGGCAGACCGCGCCGAATGGTAGGCAGCCCCGTCGCACTCGACTCCGATGAGAAACTCACCGGGGCGGTCCGGGTGCTTCACCCCGAGGTCGATTCGGTAGCCCGACACTCCGACCTGCGGCTGGACCTCGTACCCCCACGAGCGGATGACGCGCAGGACGTCCTCCTCGAACGGGCTCTCCACATCGCCGTGATCAGGATCAATGTTGAGGCCGAGAGCCGAGACGCCTCGCTCCGCGAACGCCAGGTACGTCCGCAAGTGCTCGACGTTCGCGTTTGCGCTCGGCGGGATGTCGGTCGACCGCAGCGACGAAACGACCTCGACACGGCGGCGCGCCCGGGTGACCGCGACATTCAGTCGGCGCCATCCGGACTTCTGATTGAGCGCGCCGAAGTGCGTGCTCACCTTGTGGGCCTCGTCAGGGCCGTAGCCGATCGAGAAGATGATGAGGTCGCGCTCGTCACCCTGAACGTTCTCGATGCTCTTGACGAAGAAGCCCCCGAGTCGGTCATGGTCGTCCAGCATCGCCGCGACGGCCGGATCATCATCGGCGCGCTGCTCCACGGCCTGCAGGATGGCGTCCTGCTGAGCAGCCGAGAAGGTCACGACGCCGACCGACATCTCAGGATGTTCATGGGCGTGGTACGCGATCCGGTCAACGACAGCGCCGGCCTCGATCGGGTTGTCCCGCGCACCGCCCCTGCGGTAGACACCAGGCACGTGGAAGAGCTCCACCCCCAGATCGGGTGCATCGAACACAGCCCCCGGGAACGACTGCAGGGTCTGGTCGTCCGGTGCGTAGAAACGGTTGTTCGAGAACGCGATGAGGTCCTCGTGCTGGCTCCGGTAGTGCCAGGACAGCGGCAGCTGCGGCAGGACACCGGCCTTGCACACGCTGAGGATTGACTCGAACTCGTCGGGCTCGTCGTCGTCGCCGTCCTCCGCTTCGACGGCTGCTTGGAAGAACGCGGTCGGCGGGAGCTGCTTGTCGTCGCCGGCGACGATGAGCTGGCGTCCCCGATAGATGCAGTTCACGGCATCCGACGGCAGCACCTGAGACGCCTCGTCGAAGATCACCACGTCGAACCGCATGTCGCCCGGCAGGAACTGCGACACCGTCAGTGGGCTCATCATGAAACACGGCTTGAGCGACTGGACGATTTCCGACGCGACGTCGAGCACCTCCCGAATCGGCTTGTGCCGCGACTTCTTCTGCGCCTCACGCAGAATCAGCTGCGCGCCCGCCGATTGCGTGCTCCGCGGCCTCGCGTCGCTGCACGCGCGCACAACCTCGGCGTACGCGAGGTCGACGAGCTCCTTGTCGCTCTCACGGAACGCCGTCACGAGCGCGTCTCGGTCACCCGCGCGGAACTTCTTCAGCCGCTTGTCGGCGGCGACCGTACCCTCGATCCACGCCTGGAGGACGGCCCACCGCAAGCGGGGTGCGACCTCGTCGGATGGTGGTGGTCCGTCGAGCAGGGCATCCAGAACCGGCCCGAGCTCAGCGCCTCGCAGATCCGCGCAGGTCTCGACGAACTGGATCCACTCGTCGACGTCGGCGACGGCTGTGCTCGCCATCTCCGCGAGGAGCTCAGCGGCCTCGCGGATGTCGGCATCGAGGTTGGTGCGGATCTCCGCAGACCGCAACGGTTCGAACGATGAGAGAAACGCCTCCCGATGCTTGCCCCACGACTCGATGAGTTCCGCCATGTCGGTCGCGGAGATCGTGGGCCGGCGCATTCGCTCGGCCGTGAGCGCGCCGACGGCACCCCCTGTGTGGGTCCTGACGCGCTCGGCCCAGTCGAGCGCGGAAGCCAGCGAGGTCCAGTCGGTCTCGATGCCGACGTAACCGTCGCCGAGGAGAGCCAGATCGTCGTCGTAGGAGTCGAAGATGCGGGACCGGTGCTCGGTGAGCTCAGCCACGTCGTGCAGGATCTCTGCTGCTCTGGCGAGTGTCAGGTCATCGGAGAGCGCAGAGACGACGTGCTCGGCCGCACCGAGTCCGGGCGCGAGATCCGAGACCGTCCTGTCGACCCAGCTGACGATCGCGTCCACCGGCCACCCTCGAACCGCCGACGTGACCTCCGCGCGTACCGCTGCACCCATCAGGTCGTCCCACGCTCGAATCCGCTCGGCCAGCGCGGCCGCGATCGGCCCCAGACGTGGATCCTGCTGCGCGTCCGCGGCGAGCTGCTTGGCGAGCTCGTCCGGCCTCAGGTCCGCGCCAGCGATGCGCACGGCGTGGTGCGCGGTCTCGATCGCCGACATGAGCCGGCCGAAGTCGGTGTCGGTGCGTTGGTAGTAGCGTCCGAGTCGGTCGGCATAGGTGCTCTCACCAGCGGAGAGGTTCCGCTCCGCCTGCTGCCATGCGACGGCCTCGTCCAGCGCGGCCAGCACGCTCTTGTCGACCTTCCGCCGGACGGTGACGGACTTGAGAACGCGCCGATCGGCTCGGCACTGCTTGCTCAGCCGCCCCAGGCCCGTGTGGTCGTTCGTAAAACGAAGGTTGAACGCAGCCAGGTCGACGTCCAGTGCCTCAGGCGTGAAGACGGAGGCGATCTTGTCCCGGCGCTGCTTCACCAGCGACACGAGCTCGTGCAGGACCCGCGACGACTCGTCGAGGGCGTTCTGGACCGCCGGATTCAGCCAGGTGTTCTCGGGCGGCGTCGTGGATTCACCGAGGGTTGCCAGCTCGACGAGCTGGGAGATCCGATTCACTGTCAGGCCATCGGATGGGATGCCCAGGATCGCGGCGAGCTGACGCCCCTGCTCGACGATGTCGGCCAGCGGAACCAGCGACTCGCCGAGAGCGTCGCTCGCGCGGCGAACGACCGACACGCGTGCTCCCGACCCGCCGGGCCACACGTTGGCACGTTCTGAGGCGGGAAGGTCACGAAGGGACCGGAGCTGCGGCAGGACCTCGGGGTCGACCGCAGTCCACCCGTCGCCCACAGCCTCCCGCAGTCGTTCCTCCGCGGCCAGGTACGTCTGCGCCGAGCTGCGGAGCGACTCCTCACGATCACGCACGCCGCGGAGCGAGGTGCTGGTCAGCCACGAGTCCAGGTGGTCAGGCTGTGTTTCCAGCTCGAGCAGCAGATCACGACGCCGAACGTGATCGGCCAGACTCCGCGGTAGCTGAAGCGCGAGGTCCGCATCGACGGCCAAGCCGCGGTCGTTCAATGCCGCAGCGGACTCGCTGGCGGCGCGAGCCCCGTTCCCAAGGATGTCGCCGGTCGTCCCCTCCGGCAGCGGCAGGGTGATGTCTCGCCAGAGGAAATCGTCGCCCTCAGTCGCAGGACGCCACACGCGACCAAGCTGCTCCGCGGTCGAACGAAGGTCGAAGGCCGTTTCGGCTGTCAGGGCCGCCCACGCCCTCGGATTCGGATGCCCCGCCGGCCGTTCGAGCTGGAGTGCCAGCAGCTCTCCCAGTGCGTCCATGAGCGACCGGTCGAGCCCTGCGCGCCGCTCGTTCATGGCCTGGGCGAAGTCCGTGAGACCCTGCCTCATCGTTGCCAGCTCCGCGCGGTTGGCGTCGGTGAACTCCTTGCGCGTCTTGAAGCGCTGGGACAAGGCCTTGGCGAGCTGCGCGACCACTTCCTTGCGAGTGGCGTGATGGCTGTGGAGCTCGAGCAGGAAGTGCTCGAGTCCGGCAGCCGCGAGCCTGTCCCGCACGACATCGAGGGCGGCCGCCTTCTCACTCACGAACAGCACGGAGCGGCCCTGCGCCATCAGCTCCGCCATCATGTTCGCGATGGTTTGGCTCTTGCCCGTTCCGGGAGGCCCGTCCATGACGAAGCTCCGCCCGTCGCGAGCCGCCGCGATGCAGGCACGCTGGCTCGTGTCAGCGTCGAGGATCGTTCTCGAACGCTCCGGCGGGGCGATCGAGTCGAGGTCCGCCGTGCGTGGGTCCCAGCCGAAACCGAGCGTCTCCTTGTGCGGGGCGTCGGTGCCAAGCGCGATCCTCTGGACGAGGTCGTGGGCCATGATCTGATCCTGGTGATCGGTCAGATCGCGGAAGATGGCCTCCTTGTGAAAGGAGAACAGCGTCATCACGACGCGCTCGTGCACGCTCCAGCCCGCCTGCTCCGAGCACGCTGCCGCGACAGCGCGCAGGTACGACACCGGATCGACGAGGTCGGAGTCCACCTCCGGCAGGGTGACGTCGAAGTCACGCTCCAGCTTCACCCGCAGGGCGGGATTGGCAACGATGTCGTCCTCCGTGCGAGTGAGCCGGAAGGGCGCCTGCGAACCCTCTCGCTCGAGCTTCACCGGGCAGAGCAGCAGTGGGCTCTCCACCTCACGCCCGTCCGACAGGTCCTTCCAGTGCAACGATCCGAGTCCGAGGTAGAGCGTCCAGTAGCCCCGATCGGCCCAGGTCTGCAATGACTGCTGGTGCTGCCGTACGAGCGACGTCCGTAGCTTGGCCGCGGTCTTTCCCGACACCCGGATCGGCGCCGTCGCGAGCCACTGATTGCTCGAGTCCAGGTCCTCGGCCGCTTCAGGTGTGCACTCGAGCCCGATCAGTGGCGATCGGTCGAGCGCCGACATGATCGAGCTCACCGACGGGGTCGTGATCTCGAGCGAGCCCGACACCGTGTGCTTGAAGTAGATCAGGCGCTGCCGTCGGTCGACCGCGACGAGATCCTCGCGCCA is a genomic window containing:
- a CDS encoding HNH endonuclease; translation: MESASEEKLRQLIMHALAEKTAENGYVTRDQLSALEVDGKPRRVIDQSRGIWNPRDMAATLAVVSSPDGPYDDQHLSDSLFRYDYRAGSIHGDNTKLRRAHELELPIILLRKIAAGQYVPVFPVYVVADDHANRQFVLALDESLRFLHDPMHLSESERRYARRVAKQRLHQPEFRGRILRAYETQCAVCRLKHGRLLDAAHIIGDAEDGGEPVVVNGLSLCKIHHAAYDANLLGISPDYVVQIDRDLLEETDGPMLRHGLQEMDKQPLQLPARRREQPDRERLARRFETFRATG
- a CDS encoding DUF2510 domain-containing protein; this translates as MSEQAAAGWYPDGQGNERYWDGSSWTEHVRTAVEPVGPVPAVEPVAEVPAAKKEGTFGKLGAAVRRSSADKKAAKEELMRRQAEDAVAAGALVTSGVFGTSTIEIYENGFVRVASWAEGITGTGPKSIDKNTQYERLRSLKFTPPAQDRVSGVASALEGAVGPAVAGIFKGGKTLIKGSAPGLAMAGVAHLASNDARKSFLTIATDKQIHTLTNQRHNGVMKTSDKGHNEVALALEAAANAVLGVHPSAPQDSATRDALSAAAAGFDADRHAAPPSQPVIGSTVGERIRDLAALHRDGILSDEEFAAAKAKLLGAL
- a CDS encoding DUF3320 domain-containing protein, giving the protein MTTTTRLSDPSRRKLRNQLDTWREDLVAVDRRQRLIYFKHTVSGSLEITTPSVSSIMSALDRSPLIGLECTPEAAEDLDSSNQWLATAPIRVSGKTAAKLRTSLVRQHQQSLQTWADRGYWTLYLGLGSLHWKDLSDGREVESPLLLCPVKLEREGSQAPFRLTRTEDDIVANPALRVKLERDFDVTLPEVDSDLVDPVSYLRAVAAACSEQAGWSVHERVVMTLFSFHKEAIFRDLTDHQDQIMAHDLVQRIALGTDAPHKETLGFGWDPRTADLDSIAPPERSRTILDADTSQRACIAAARDGRSFVMDGPPGTGKSQTIANMMAELMAQGRSVLFVSEKAAALDVVRDRLAAAGLEHFLLELHSHHATRKEVVAQLAKALSQRFKTRKEFTDANRAELATMRQGLTDFAQAMNERRAGLDRSLMDALGELLALQLERPAGHPNPRAWAALTAETAFDLRSTAEQLGRVWRPATEGDDFLWRDITLPLPEGTTGDILGNGARAASESAAALNDRGLAVDADLALQLPRSLADHVRRRDLLLELETQPDHLDSWLTSTSLRGVRDREESLRSSAQTYLAAEERLREAVGDGWTAVDPEVLPQLRSLRDLPASERANVWPGGSGARVSVVRRASDALGESLVPLADIVEQGRQLAAILGIPSDGLTVNRISQLVELATLGESTTPPENTWLNPAVQNALDESSRVLHELVSLVKQRRDKIASVFTPEALDVDLAAFNLRFTNDHTGLGRLSKQCRADRRVLKSVTVRRKVDKSVLAALDEAVAWQQAERNLSAGESTYADRLGRYYQRTDTDFGRLMSAIETAHHAVRIAGADLRPDELAKQLAADAQQDPRLGPIAAALAERIRAWDDLMGAAVRAEVTSAVRGWPVDAIVSWVDRTVSDLAPGLGAAEHVVSALSDDLTLARAAEILHDVAELTEHRSRIFDSYDDDLALLGDGYVGIETDWTSLASALDWAERVRTHTGGAVGALTAERMRRPTISATDMAELIESWGKHREAFLSSFEPLRSAEIRTNLDADIREAAELLAEMASTAVADVDEWIQFVETCADLRGAELGPVLDALLDGPPPSDEVAPRLRWAVLQAWIEGTVAADKRLKKFRAGDRDALVTAFRESDKELVDLAYAEVVRACSDARPRSTQSAGAQLILREAQKKSRHKPIREVLDVASEIVQSLKPCFMMSPLTVSQFLPGDMRFDVVIFDEASQVLPSDAVNCIYRGRQLIVAGDDKQLPPTAFFQAAVEAEDGDDDEPDEFESILSVCKAGVLPQLPLSWHYRSQHEDLIAFSNNRFYAPDDQTLQSFPGAVFDAPDLGVELFHVPGVYRRGGARDNPIEAGAVVDRIAYHAHEHPEMSVGVVTFSAAQQDAILQAVEQRADDDPAVAAMLDDHDRLGGFFVKSIENVQGDERDLIIFSIGYGPDEAHKVSTHFGALNQKSGWRRLNVAVTRARRRVEVVSSLRSTDIPPSANANVEHLRTYLAFAERGVSALGLNIDPDHGDVESPFEEDVLRVIRSWGYEVQPQVGVSGYRIDLGVKHPDRPGEFLIGVECDGAAYHSARSARDRDRLRASVLEGLGWNLHRIWGLSWYRDRPTQTKRLHAAIQAAHAGVSRGGASRGTPQPSSEIQLEVEDFDPDAPPKWAVPYEVYSQGATTPYELRSVEARPAIRSYLTRLLEVEAPIHTDLVYTRLREAFGVGRIGSAIRENVRYVLERIVIKGARPAEDLNGIISIQGDARVIVRVPQDEEAIRSIGQIGIDELTQALIYAVGDAVSISDEAVIGAMMSVFGWRRQGNDIAAGVRSAIDRALREGYIERSEKGVLRLSEGG
- a CDS encoding DUF6884 domain-containing protein, coding for MANWSPLREALRTVDDRVVYPWKDLDALVGGLPRSAYQYDAFWKGPRSGWPGFTTIDVRVGESVTFVRRPTGQHATAPEQQHRRHQQPAGVEVADLLLVTCVKQKLDHTAPARDLYTSPLFRKERAYAEASGLPWFILSAVHGLVEPATVLEPYELRLSATPRSYRSEWGARVVAALAERLAPLGNPVVEVHAGAAYADPIRPLLLDLGCRVVEPLRGLTMGQRLAWYRSTPGLMESGNWQSARTNLSSTAYETPRLSAVVSALASPVESRTPAEFLATDGAGLRVPGLYSWWVDATGARELGRGLGFEIQPGLIYVGLAGATRSRSGRRSTNTLWGRIRGMHLGRRHEFSTFRRTLGSVLANATGEPAIDETSLTAWMHGHLTVVAVPVPDGDVLNSLESAVLQDLDPPLNLAKMAPSPIRLRLTELRRTYGRS